A region of the Methylocystis sp. MJC1 genome:
ATTATATTGAAATTGCTGAAAGGAGAGCTCGCGAAACATTCGAAGGCTGAGATCGTGCATCTGCGGTCAGAACTGGCACTAGGGGAGACCGGTGACGCGACCCAGGAAGTTCATAAGATTTTCGAGCTTTTTCCGGATGCTCTAATAGTCGGAGGGCCAATCGAAGGGCCAAACGGAGCAATGTTGGAAGGCCCCATTGTTTTTGGTTATGGAGAGCTGATTGGATACCCCGAAGTGGAGCCAGACGTGCCCACGGCGCAATTCGATCCAATAACCATTGTACATGTCGTCAATGCTGTATCGGCCCGCTGCTGTTGGGTGAACAGAGCCCTTCTCGAACGAGAACTCGACGAAATGCCAGAGAAATTCTCGGCAGCTCTAATTGGCCCTTGGCTCGGCGCCGCCGCGACTAGATCGGGAGGAAAAGTCATATATGCCCCTCGAAGCGGAGCGAGAATGCGGGCCGAAACGAACTCGTCGCGAACGCGAAGCATAGCGGCACAGCTCGCAGAAAGGTTCTTCCTCCGGGAAAAAATCCAGCAAAAAGGCTACGCAGCCCAACTCGATGCGTCTGGGCAAAGACCATATAGCTTGCGGTTGGAGCCGATCAAGCCGCTTGCCGCTCTCCCCTACAGGGACATTCTCGAGCAGCGGGAAAGAGATTCTCGCGCGAGCTTTAAGGAGATCGGCGCGGCGCGTTCTAAAGTTGGCGTGTTATCGACGGTCTACATCAAAACCGACCCTCAGTTATTTCGCGCGACCGTCGCGTCCGTGACGTCTCAGATCTTAAACGCCGCAGAATGGATAATTCTGGCAAATGGACCCGTTTCTCCCGAAGTTGACGGGATCCTCCGCGAGATAGCCACAGACAGGCAGCTGTCGGACACGAGGACGTCTCAACAGAACGGCCTCGAGATCGTCGTTTTGTCTACTCCTGTAAATCTCGGCATCCATGGAGGGTTGAGGGTCTGTCTGGAAAATGCCACGAGCGAGTACGTGACAGCCCTGGATGCGGACGACTTGCTCACTCAAGACGCCATTGCACTGATTGAGAAAGAACTCGAAAAAAGCCCCGACGAGATTTTCTATACGGACGAGGATTTATACGTCGACGGTCGACCCGTCCATCCATTCTATCGAAGCGATTACGACCCGGTCCAACTCCGCGCGCACTCGTCGATCTGGCATTCGATCGTTTTCAAACGAGAAACAGGTCTGCGTTTAGGAGTGTATAGTTCCCACGCGGTGGAATATGCTTTGGATTGGGACACGCTGCTTCGGTTTGAGATAAACGGTTTCGCGCCTCGACACATCCCCCGAGTCATTTATCATTGGCGACAGCATAAAAGCTCGCTCTCCAATAGTGGATCTGTCTTCGAAGGCAGTCTGAAGTCAGTTCGGTCATCATTGGAATATATCCGTTCGAAGATGCCTGATCCGGAACTGTATCAGGTGTCGCCTTATCCATGTAATATGGGAATGCCTGATTTTTTCCTCGAGCGCCGCAAGACAAAGGCACCGATGCTCTCTTGGGTCGTCATGGGTTCGGAAGGAGAGCTGGTCGACGTTCCGTTTGGCTCGGTGCGGCGTCTGGAACTCTCCCGAGGAACTTTGGCCGTCGAGCGATTGGGAAGCGCGCTCAGGGCTATGTCTGACGAATTCGTGTGTTTGCTGGGGCCCGGCGTCCGCCTTTGGGACCTGGAGACAATATGGCAAGCCGTTCGCCATTTCGAAATGGTGCCTGCCGTGGCGGGCGTCAGCGGCCCCGTCACTCGGGAAACCGGGGAAATCGTCCTTGGCGCGGCCGTGCAAACGGGTGTTCGCGAGTATGCTGACCCCTACGCGGGCCGATCGATGCTCGACCGGGGCGCGGAAATGATGTCATTCATGAAGCCCTGTTGCGTCAGCGCCGTCTACTCGGATTTGCTCGTCGCAAGGCGAGAAGCGTTGGTGAATGCCATTTGCGAAGCGCCTAATAACTTGGCGATGCGGAGTCTCGGGCTATGGTTTGGAATATGGGCCGCCAGAAACGGGACATACCTCGTTTACGAACCTCTTTTGCGGGGAAGAGCGCAAGATGATGCGAGACTCATTTCAGATCCTGCCGAAGTTTTCGCATTCTCACTGGACGTCTGCCGGCAGGGCGCTTCTATCGACGGGCGAGGTGCCATTCGCGGACATGCAGCGATCGTCGCAGCTAGGCACGTTCACCCAAAATGAAGACGCGACAACGCCACGCGGGAGCGGCAACGGCTCGGGCCACCATCTCGGGCCAAGGAATTCGCGGCCTCGCGCCGACCGCGAAGAGAAGCGTGTGCCCCACGGGGCCACGCAGGATTCGGAACAGATTCTGTGATAGCCTGTATTGGCGCGCCGCCTCGGGATTGCTTTTTAGGGCGACGTTCCTTATTAGGAGGGGCCCTCTCGATTGGGCCCTCTTGTGCCGCGAGCTTTAATTGAAATTAGGCAGCACTAATCATGAAACATAATATAACAAAGGCTGTCATTCTTGCCGGCGGCCTAGGAACGCGCCTCGCGGAAGAGACTAGCGTGCGGCCTAAGCCTATGGTTGAGATCGGTGGCCGCCCGATTATTTGGCATATTATGAAAATATACTCGAACCACGGGATTAACGAATTTATTATCTGCCTTGGCTATAAGGGATATGTGATTAAAGAGTATTTTCAAAACTATTTTCTCCATACCTCCGACGTTACGATCGATCTTACTAGAAACGGAACAATAGTCCACGCTCAACGGACGGAGCCCTGGAAAATCACGCTCGTCGACACCGGCGACGCCACCATGACCGGCGGTCGCCTGAAGCGGATCCGCGATTACGTGGGCGACGCGTGTTTCTGCATGACCTATGGCGACGGTGTCAGTGACATCGACATCGCCGCCGAGATCGACTTCCATCTTAAGCATGGTCGGGACGCCACAATGACCGTGGTGCGGCCCGCCGGGCGCTTTGGTGCGGCGGAAATCGCCGACGGCGGCGCGGTGAAGGGTTTTCAGGAAAAACCCGAAGGCGAATCCGGCTGGATCAACGCCGGCTTTTTCATTCTGTCGCCGCGAGTTTTCGATCTGATTGACGGCGACGCAACGATCTGGGAGCGCGCTCCGATGGAACGGCTGGTCGCAGATGATCAATTGATGGCGTTTCGGCACCCCGGCTTCTGGCACGCCATGGACACGCTGCGCGACAAGCAGCAGCTTGAGGAAATGTGGGTCGCGGGGAAAGCGCCCTGGCGCAGCTGGGTCTAACGCGCTCATCGCTCGAACAGTCGCGTTCGAATGACGAGGCCTATCGCTGACCTTTCGCCAGCGCGGTCCATCGCTTATGGAGCTATTAATGCCGGTCCCTGAATCGTTCTCCGTTTACGCCGGCACCCGCGTGCTCGTCACCGGACATTCCGGGTTCAAAGGCGGCTGGCTCGCGGCATGGCTAGCGAAGCTTGGTGCCAAGGTGACCGGCGTCAGCCTGCCCCCGGATCAGGGGCCCAACAATCTCTTCGAGCGTGCGAAAATTGGCCAGCGCTGCAGTGACAACCGCTGGATCGACATACGCGACGAAAGCGCGATCGACCGCCTCATTCAGGAGATCCGCCCGAAGATCGTCTTTCATTTGGCGGCGCAGCCCCTCGTCCATCGCAGCTACCGCGAGCCTTTGCTGACTTTCGCAACCAATATTCTGGGGGCGGCCAACGTTCTCGAAGCCGCACGGCGCTGTGATGAGGTGGAGGCGGTGGTTTTCGTCACCAGCGACAAGGTCTACGATAATAAGGAATGGACGTGGGCCTATCGCGAGAACGATCGTCTCGGCGGCCTCGATCCCTATAGCGCGAGCAAGGGCGCGGCGGAGATCGTCGCACGCTCCTTCATGGAGGTGCTGCGCGGGCCGGGCGGCGGCTACCGCCTGGCGACGGCGCGCGGCGGCAATGTCGTCGGCGGCGGCGACTGGTCCGAAAACCGCATCGTTCCGGATATTGTCCGCGCCCTGCGCGCCGGCGAGCCGCTCGTGCTACGCCATCCAGAGGCGACCCGCCCCTGGCAGCATGTGCTCGAACTTTGTGCAGGCTATTTGACCCTCGGCGCGCATCTACTGGTCGGAAACGCCGCGCGCGGCCTGCCGCCGGCTCATTTCAAGGGCTCTTTCAACTTCGGGCCCGACCGGACCAATGAAATGCCTGTGCGCCGCCTCGTCGACGCGGCGCTTTCGGTCTGGGGAAGGCCGGATCACCCGGTTCAACTCGGCGAGTCGAAACTGCATGAATCAACCTATCTGCGGGTAGATTCCTCGAAATCCCAGGCCGAATTGGAGTGGAGGCCGGCGCTCGGCTTCGACGACACAATGACCTGGACCATGAAGTGGTATCGGCGCTATGTGGAAAATCCTTCCTGCGCGTCGGGCCTCGTCGACGAACAAATCGACGCCTATGCAGATCTTTATGGAAGGAAGCACATTTGACCTCCAATACGCATCGTCACACGGCGACTAAGAAATGCCGTCATTGCGGCGCGGCTTTGACGACCATTTTCGCCGATCTCGGGGCGACACCCGTTTCGAACGATTATCTGAGGGAGGCGGACCGCGATGGCCCTGAAAGCTATTATCCGCTTCGCGCATTCGTCTGCGATTCCTGCCGCCTCGTGCAGCTTGAGGATTTTCGGCGCGCCAATGAGCTGTTCCGCGAGGATTACGCTTATTTTTCCTCCGTTTCGACCAGCTGGTTGGCGCACGCCAGCCGCTACGCTGACGCAATGTCGGAGCGCTTCGGCCTTTCCAGCGCCAGCACGGTCGTCGAAGTCGCGAGCAATGACGGATACCTGCTGCAATATTTCCACGCGAAGAAGATCAATGTCCTCGGCATCGAGCCCTGCCGCTCCGTCGCGGAATTCGCCATCCGCGATAAATCGATCCCGACCCGCATCGAGTTTTTCGGCGAAAAGACCGGCAAACGCCTCGCCGCTGAAGGCTTTGCCGCGGATCTGACGGCCGCCAATAATGTCTTGGCGCATGTGCCCGACATTAATGACTTCGTTTCCGGCTTTCGGGAAATTTTGAAACCCGAGGGCGTTTCCACCTTCGAGTTTCCGCATCTACTTAATCTCATCGAGCTCAATCAGTTCGACACGATCTACCACGAGCATTTCTCGTACCTCTCTCTGCTCGCGGCGGATAGGTTCTTTGCTGCGAACGGCCTGCGCGTTTTCGACGTCGAGGCAATCCCGACCCACGGCGGCTCGCTGCGCCTGTTCGTCTGCCGGAAGGACGCATCGTGGAAGCGGACGGAGCGCGTTGAAGAACTTCTGCACCTTGAGCGCACGGCGGGCCTTGACGGCGACGCCGCTTATCTCGCCTTCGCCGAGAAAGTGCGCGAGACGAAGCGCGCGTTGCTGGAGCTCCTGATCGGCCTGAAGCGCCAGGGCAAGACCATCGCCGCCTATGGCGCGCCGGCGAAGGGCAATACCCTGCTCAATTATTGCGGGGTTGGGTCGGATTTCCTCGAGTTCACCGTCGACCGCTCGCCGCAAAAGCAGGGCATGTATCTTCCCGGCACGCGCTTGCCGATCAAGGCGCCGGAGGCCATCGACGCTCTCAAGCCCGATTACATTCTGATCTTGCCTTGGAACATTAAGGACGAGATCGTGAAGCAGATGGCGCATGCGCGCGAATGGGGCTGCAAGTTCATCGTCCCCATTCCGCGCGCGCAAATCTTCTGAAGGTTTGCCTCATGGAGTTCATCGACAGCGCTTTGCCCGGCTGCCGCCTGATCCGGATGACGCCGGCGGGCGACGCGCGCGGCTATTTCGTGCGCACCTTTTGCGCCAGGGAATTTTCCGAGCAAGGGCTAAATCCCGAGCTCGCCCAGGCGAGCTATTCCTTCAACGCCCGGCGCGGCACCGTGCGTGGCCTGCATTTTCAGGCGGCACCGCAGATGGAGGACAAGCTCGTGCGCTGCGTGCGCGGCGCGATTTTTGACGTCATGGTCGATATTCGACCCGGCTCTTCCACTTTCGGGCGCTGGGTTGGTTATGAGCTTACTGAGTACAATCATATGCAGCTTCATTCCGTACGCGGCTTCGCGCATGGATTTCAGACGCTCACGGATGATTGCGTGGTCGCCTATCACATTGCGCAATTCTACGATCCGCAAAAGGCCGCAGGCGTGCGCTGGGACGATCCCGACATTGGCATCGACTGGCCCTTGCCGCCGACCGATCAATCGCCGCGCGATCTGCAGCTGCCGAGACTGGCCGACGTCGACCGCGGCGCGCTGTCGCCTTTCGCCCCCGCCGCGTCATGACGGCGCGACTGCTCGTCACCGGTGGCGGCGGCTTCATCGGACGCCATTGTCTCGCCCCCGCACTCGCTGCCGGCTTTGAGGTTTGGGCGACAACGTCAACGCACAGCGCTCCCGCGTCGCGACCCGAAGCCGCAAATTTGCATTGGCGCTCCCTCGATCTGCTGTGTCCTGGCGCCCTTGAGGCTTTGATTTGCGAGATTAAGCCGACCCATGTGCTACACATGGCCTGGGAGACCACCCATGGAAGCTATTGGACGAGCCCCGCCAATCTCGATTGGCTCGCCCTCGGCACGCGGCTCTTTAAAAGCTTTGCAGAAGAGGGTGGAAAACGGCTCGTCTGCGCCGGCACTTGCGCCGAATATGACTGGAGCTCGGGCTATATGGTCGAGGGGGTGACGCCGGAGCGTCCCGCAACCTTTTACGGCCGCATCAAGCTGGCACATCATCAGGCGATGACCGCGACCGCGGATCTCCTCGGTTTCAGCGCCGCGACGGGACGAATTTTTTTCGCCTATGGCCCTTATGAGAACCCGAGCCGAATAATTCCTTACGCCTGCGCCCAGCTCGCGCGGGGCGAGCCGGCGGAGTTCGGGACCGGCCGATTCTACCGCGACTTCATGCATGTCGAAGACGTCGCCGCGGGCTTTGTCGCGCTGCTAAAAAGCGACGTTATGGGTGCCTGCAACATCGGGTCGGCGACGCCGGAAACCCTCGCCAACATTGTGACGACAATCGGCACCATCGCAGGACTTCCGGAGTTCATCCGACTCGGCGCGCGACCGGACCGCCCCGGTGATCCGCCAATGCTGGTCGGCGACAACGCAAAGCTTCGTTCAACGGGTTGGGCCCCGCGATGGAACCTGGGCGATGGACTGGCGCAGTCGTTTGAATGGTTCCGATCGCAATAGGAATTTTACTGTTTGCTTCGCCTCAATGTGTATGGGATTTCTCATTCGGGAGCGTCTTTCGAAGCGTAAATACCACCCCCTTGCCAGCAGCCTTGATCTCTGGTCCATAAGGGAGATGTATCGTCGCTCTGATTTGGAGCGGCTTTCGAAAGAGGAGCTGGACAGAACGACGAATGGCAGAGGGCGTGCGGAGGTCGCGCAGTGAGTCCCGCGTTCCAGGTTTCGGGCACCACCTTAACCGGGTCTGATAGGTTTCGGTTTCAAATTGAAATCGAAACCGAGAGCGGCGCGCGCGATCGCTCAGAGCGTCTTGTTAAACGCGCCGCATCGAGGATTCTTGCACCCGTCTGGCCCCCGATGACCGTGATTGACGGCTTCGTTGAGGCATCGCTATGAAAAAATTGCATCGCTACGTAGCGACCCGCGCGTGGGTGCGGGAGGTGTATGCAGGTGCGTTAAAAATGCGGGGTCGAGATCAGGAAGCTCCAAACCTTTATCGCGATTTCCAATGCGATAGGATCGCCGGTCCCTGTTCGGTCGTGTCGATAAGAGGTTTCATGGCCGCACGGACGCATTAATGTCTCTCTAAATCAGGCGGCCCGTGAAAAAAAATGGAGCTGTGCGCGAGAATCTGAGTCAGCAGCGATTTCGCGAAGCGAGGATGCAAGATTGGAATTGATTTTCCAGGTTAAAATCAATCGGTTCGATCAAGAGTTCTACGGTGCCTACTACGAGGACCTTAGTGGTTTTTCGTCTGGTCAGTTGCGGGAGCATTACCGTAGACATGGGGCCGCCGAAGGGCGCTTCAAGAATTTCGACGAAGCGCTGCAAGCCCTCGAGCGCCAGCATGGGCCTCTTCCAAAAGATTTCTCGGCGGCAGAATATCGGCGCCTCAACCCGGAATTGCCTCACATAGAATGGTGGCTGAAGCTCCATTACCTGCGACTCGGCCGTGGCGAGGGACGGCGATATCGATCCACAGATAAGAACACCTCAATCGAAGATCTTTTTAGCTCTTTCGCCAAGGTCACGAAAACAGTAAATATTCGCGAGTCAGGCGGAGTTTTGCAATTTACCACCGATGACCCCCAGATACATTTCCAGTTCCTCCCCGAGGTAGCCAGGAACTTCGTCATTTTAGATCTTTCGATCAAAATCTGCCCGATCGATTCCGAGCCAGGCGACCCCCGGGTTTATTTCGACTATGGAGATGGGTTTACGGAGCAAAATTCAGTCAACCTCGCTCAGGCTCGGAAAGATGTCTGGTTGGTGCACATTCCGCTCCCCGCACTCGCGGTCGGCCTTAGGCTTGATCCCGCATCGGCGCGCCGATCGATTCGGCTTGTCGAAGCGTCGATATCGTCGACGCCCATACAAAAGGCGCTTATATCCTTATATCAGACCGGCGACTCTTATCTCTCAAAGGAAGTTCAGCGAATTGTAGAGCAGGTTGGCTTCAGGTTGCATTCTGAGCGAGTCGCCCAGCGAGAACGTGCAAATTCGCATTCGCCTGACTTGCAGCGCCGCGCCTATGCTATGGCTGCGGAGAGGGCAATGCACGCGTTGAACAGGAACCTCACCGCGAGGCAAATGCAGTATCGACGGTGGATCGAGCAATATGACACGCTTTCAGAGAAAGACTTTGCCGACATGCGGGAGCAGGCTGATAGCTTTCCGATCAAGCCCCTCTTTTCGATCATTTTGCCAACCTATAACTCGAATATTAAGTTGCTGGAGGAGGCGATTAACAGTCTGCTAACGCAGACCTACCAAAACTTCGAAGTTTGCATCGCTGATGATTGCTCGACCAAGGATGAGGTTCGCGACTTCATTACAAAGACCGGGGATAAGCACGAGCGAATTCGCTATGTTTTTCGCGACGAGAACGGCCACATCTCCGAATGCTCGAACTCAGCAATCCGAATTGCCCGCGGTGACTATCTAGTTCTCGTTGATCACGACGACGTGATCCCCGCTCATGCGCTGTGGATGGTTGCTTACTACATAAATCTTTATCCAAATGCTAAAATTCTATACTCAGACGAGGACAAGCTTGAGGAAGATGGCAGCAGGTGCGATCCCTACTTCAAGGGCAATTTCGACTACTTCCTCATGTACGTTCACAACCTGGTTAACCATCTTGGCGTTTACGCAGCACATTTGGTGCGTCAGGTCGGGGGTTTTCGGAAGGGTTACGAAGGAAGCCAGGATTATGACCTCGTCCTACGCTGTGCGGAAGCATGCGAACCCGAGGACATCATTCATATTCCCTATGTGCTGTATCACTGGCGCAAAGCCCTCGGCTCCACTGCCACCTCGGCGGATCATAAGGAATATGCAATCCTCACTGCGCGTAAGGCGGTTAACGATCACTTCGCGCGGAAGGGTCTCCCTTACTTGTCTGTTGAGGGGAAGTTTCCATGGCATTCATCAATCCAAATCTCGCCCAATCTGTCGGAGCGATCGCGAAAGGTCGCCGTCATTATACCCGCTCGAGATTGCGTTAGTAATCTAGTAGCTTGCTTAAAATCAGTTGATCTAGCGAGATCCAAGCCTCACGAAATTCTTATCGTCAACAACTCCCGGGAACCAGGGGATCTCAGCTTTCTTCGGAGTTATGTCTCGCGTAACAACCGTGCCAGACTCATTGATTGCCCGGGCGAGTTTAATTTCTCAGCTATCAACAATTGTGCGGCGGAAATGGTCGAGAGCGACATTATTTGCTTCTTAAACAACGACACAGAGGTTCTTGCGGAGGATTGGCTAGAACGGGCAACAGCACATTTCGAAATTCCTGACGTCGGCGCGGTCGGGGCAAAGCTTCTGTACCCCGACCAGACAATCCAGCATTTCGGATTTTATCTCGGGAGCGACCTGCCCGAGATCGCCTGGCATCCACATAGGGGGCTAGCCGGAGACTCGCCCGGACTTTTCGGAAAGGCGTCGCTCATTCAACAGTTTTCAGCCACAACTGCAGCATGTCTTTTCGTACGTCGAAATGTGCTCGAAGAGATCGGCGGCTTCGATGAAACACTTAGGGAGTCATACAACGACGTTGATCTATGTATAAGGATCAGAGAGGCAGGTTATCGAATTATCGTGGACCCCGCGGTGCTGCTCCTTCGCAAAGAAGCGGTGATGTGTGGGCACGACGTTTCTCCCGAGAAAGCGGAGCGGCTTGAGCGCGAGGCGGCCATGATGAGAGAGAAATGGGGTGCGCAGCTCGACTGCGATCCATTTTACAACCCAAATCTCTCGCTGAGCGCCGATTTCACGCCAGCGTTCCCGCCAAGAATTACCTATCCGTGGAAGCTTCCCTCAAAATGGGGCAGGGAAAGGCAAGAATCGGGTTTGAAAAGTTTGAGATCATTCCTTAACGTGGATCGCTTGGCGAAAATCTTGAACCGCCTTTCTTTTTCGGTAACTGCTTCCCGCTGGTTACGCTGGAAATAGCGGCACCTCGTCGCCGCAAGATGGTCGTCCACCGGCAGGAGCGCTTCAAGCCGAAGCAGCCGAACGAAGTCTGGAGCCTGGACTTCATCCACGATCAGCTCAGCAATGGCGACAAGTTCCGGGCGCTGACGGTGGTCGACGTGTTCAGCCGCGAGGCTTTGGCGATCGAAGTCGGGCAGCGCCTTCGCGGTATCCCTCCGGCGGCGGCCGCCTGGCGTTGATTGCGGTTTTTGAGATAGCTGCCTGACGGGTGGCGCGATGATCGTGTCCACTTCTATTACAAGCGGACACTATCGCCGATGTCGCGCAACGATGACGATCCGCCGGCTCTCCGGCGCCGACGCCGATCCTGGTCTCTCGAAGAGAAGCGCCGGATCGTCGAGGAGAGCCTTGAGGACGGAGCTTCGATCGCCGAGGTTGCGCGACGGCACGACCTCAACACCAACCAGCTCTTCACCTGGCGCCGGCAGTTCGGCGTCGATCTGGCTGCGCCGCAGGACCTCGCGCCGATCCTGCCCGTGACGATCACGCCGGACACAGTGGGGGAGCATTCCGCTCCGGGGCCGACCGGCCAGATGGAGATCGTCCTCGCCGAGGGTGACCGGATCCTCGTGTGGTCCGATGTCGAGGCAGCCGCGCTGTCGCGGGTCGTGAAGGCGCTGCGGCGATGATCCCGTTGCCGGCGGGCTGCCGCGTCTGGATCGCCACCGGCCACACCGACATGCGACGCGGCATGCAGGGCCTCGCCCTTCAGGTGCAGGAGCAGTTGAAGCGCGACCCGCACGCCGGCGATCTCTACATTTTCCGCGGGCGCAGGGGCGACCTCGCAAAAATTCTCTGGCATGATGGCGTCGGACTGTCGCTGTATGCAAAACGCCTCGATCGCGGAAAGTTCATATGGCCCTCGGCGACGGCGGGCGCGGTGTCGATCTCGGCGGCGCAGATGGCCTATATGCTCGAAGGGATAGATTGGCGAAATCCGCAAATGACCTTTCGGCCGCAAAGCGCGGGGTGAATCGCAAAAAATCCAGGGCGGAGGCATTTTGGGGCGCCACAAATCGCAAGATATGTGATTCACTTCGCCTATGGACGCTGCTGCCCAGGCCCTTCTCGACGAAAATGCTGCGCTGAAAGCAGAGTTGGCCGTCGCACGGGCGAAGGCGTCGGAAGACACGGCGCTGATCGCCGCGCAAAAGCTTCAGATCGCCAAGTTGCAGCGGCAGATCTACGGGCAAAAGTCGGAGCGCGCTGCGCGGCTGATCGATCAGTTGTCGCTCGAGCTCGAAGAGCTGGAAGCGAGCGCGACGGAAGATGAGCTCGCGGCGGAGCAGGCGGTCACGAAAACCACGCTGGTCGCGGGCTTCACGCGCAAACGGTCCGAGCGCCACACATTCCCGGAACATCTACCGCGCGAGCGCGTCGTAATCGAGGCGCCGACGAGCTGCGCTTGCTGCGGCGGATCGCGGCTGCGGAAGCTCGGCGAAGACGTGACGCAGACGCTGGAGACGACGCCGCGTCAGTGGAAAGTGATCGAGACCGTGCGAGAGAAATTCTCCTGTCGGGACTGCGAGAAGATCACACAGGCGCCGGCGCCGTTCCATGCCGTTCCGCGCGGCTGGGCGGGGCCAAGCCTTCTGGCGATGATCGCCTTCGAGAAGTTCGGCCAACATCAGCCGCTGAACCGTCAGGCGGAGCGCTATGCGTTGGAAGGCGCGCCGATCTCCTTGTCGACCATGGCCGACGCCGTCGGCTCCATCTGTGCGGCGCTGGATCCGCTGCGGCGTCTCATCGAGGCGCATGTCCTGGCCGCCGAGCGCCTACACGGCGACGACACCACGGTTCCCGTGCTGGCGAAGGGCAAAACCGACACGGGTCGGTGCTGGGTTTATGTCCGCGACGACGCGCCCTTCGGCGGCGCCGGGCCGCCGGCGGCCATCTTTTATTACTCACGCGACCGCAAAGGCGAAC
Encoded here:
- the tnpB gene encoding IS66 family insertion sequence element accessory protein TnpB (TnpB, as the term is used for proteins encoded by IS66 family insertion elements, is considered an accessory protein, since TnpC, encoded by a neighboring gene, is a DDE family transposase.) → MIPLPAGCRVWIATGHTDMRRGMQGLALQVQEQLKRDPHAGDLYIFRGRRGDLAKILWHDGVGLSLYAKRLDRGKFIWPSATAGAVSISAAQMAYMLEGIDWRNPQMTFRPQSAG
- the tnpC gene encoding IS66 family transposase, with product MDAAAQALLDENAALKAELAVARAKASEDTALIAAQKLQIAKLQRQIYGQKSERAARLIDQLSLELEELEASATEDELAAEQAVTKTTLVAGFTRKRSERHTFPEHLPRERVVIEAPTSCACCGGSRLRKLGEDVTQTLETTPRQWKVIETVREKFSCRDCEKITQAPAPFHAVPRGWAGPSLLAMIAFEKFGQHQPLNRQAERYALEGAPISLSTMADAVGSICAALDPLRRLIEAHVLAAERLHGDDTTVPVLAKGKTDTGRCWVYVRDDAPFGGAGPPAAIFYYSRDRKGEHPQAHLAGYAGILQADAYDGYNRLYLADRKPGPIREAACWVHARRPFFAMADLDENARRKAAGKKEIPLSPIAIEVVRRIDALFEIERSINGKSAEERLSVRQMLSRPLVDDLRIYMREQAARLSRGHDLVKAISYMLKRWAAFTLFLEDGRVCLSNNAAERGLRGIALGRKSWLFCGSDRGGQRAAAMYSLIVTAKMNGVDPQAWLADVLSCIAAHPAHRLEELLPWNWAIQGPVISARAA